GCCGTACAGTTAGCGATTAAATCTACCGCTTGATTCAGGTTTGTTTGTCCCGCTAAATTTAAACAAAATGATTGTAGCTCGGCTGGTAATGCATTACGAATTTGCTCTCCTGCTTCCACATCTTTTGGTGAACCAAATAATTCCACGGCATAGCCTTTTTCAATCAGCATTTCCGCTAATTTAGCGTAATGATAATGCGGCCAACGTTTTGCCGGGCCAAATTCAGCTCCAGGACAGAAACCGATAACCGGACGTTCGCCTAAAAGTGCGGTCTGTTTTTCAAAGTTTTTTAAGGTTTCCGCTTGTTGAGTGGGATCAACGGTTAAATAAGGTTTTAGAACAGGAATATCTGCCGCTTTAGGTACCGCATTTTGCTCAAAAGCTAACGCGACATAACGCTGCACCATCATAGGATAATCACGTTTATTATTGCGTAAATCGTTAAGCAAGAAATAACGGCTTTCCCCTTTCCAACCACGACGTACCGCAATTTTTGCAAAAGCGGGAATAAAGGCTGATTTCAAGGAATTTGGTAACACAATCGCCATATCATATTGATTGCGCAATGCCTTACCTAAACGATAACGTTCACACAAGGCAAATTTGCCGTGTCCGAGTGGCATTTCAATAGCATGACGCACTTCTGGCATACGGGCTAAAAGTGGTTTACACCAATTCGGTGCCATCACATCAATTTGGCAATTTGGATATTGCTGTTTGAGTTGTTGATACAAACTGTGCGACATCATCATATCGCCGACCCAAGACGGGCCGATAATTAAAATATTCATATTTGACCTTATAACAAAAGTGCGGCTAAAAATAAGACTAATTTTAACCGCACTTTATTCATTTTCTAGTATTGAACAACATTATTTGTTCAATATTTTTATTTATTTAACCACGCCATATACTCAGCTACACCTTCCGCTACAGTTTTAAATGGTTTGTCGTAGCCAGTTGCGCGAAGTTTCGTTAAATCTGCTTGAGTATATTCTTGATAGCGAGATTTTAAATGCTCTGGGAATGGAATGGTTTCCACTGCACCTTTGCCATGGAATTTAATCACCGCTTTCGCCACTTCTGCGAAAGACTCCGCATTGCCGGTACCACAGTTGAAGATACCTGAAATGCCATTTTGCCAGCACCAAATATTAACTTGTGCCACATCACCTACATAAACGAAATCACGGCGGAAGTGTTCACTACCTGCAAATAATTTTGGATTTTCGCCTTTCAGGATTTGGTTATTTAAGTGGAATGCCACGCTTGCCATTGAACCTTTGTGGCCTTCACGCGGACCATACACGTTAAAATAACGGAAACCACATACTGGTGATTTTGCTTCAGGTAAAATCGCTCGCACATATTGGTCGAATAAGAATTTAGAATAACCGTACACATTCAATGGGCCTTCAAATTCACGCTCTTCACGGAATTCAGTTTTGTCGCCATAAGTCGCCGCACTTGATGCATACAAGAACGGAATTTGACGATCTAAGCAGTAATGCAATAACTCTTTTGAATATTCGTAGTTATTATGCATGATGTATTTACCGTCCCATTCAGTAGTCGCCGAGCAAGCGCCTTCATGGAATACCGCATCGATCTCACCTAAATCATCACCAGCAATAATTGACGCAATGAAGTCCTCTTTATCGCAGTAATCTGCGATATCAAGATCCACTAAGTTAATGAATTTAGTCCCGTCTTTTAAATTATCCACCACTAAAATATCTTTGCGTCCCATATCGTTTAATGCTTTAACGATATTACTGCCGATAAAGCCGGCGCCACCTGTTACGATAATCATAATTCTGTCCTCTTTAAAATAAGTCTGTGTATTGTAATAGATTTTGTACCGCTTAGCCAAAAAACTCTGTGAAAAACAACCGCACTTTTAAGCCCCAGTAACTTGTCCAGCCTGTTGTGGCCAAATCCATTTTTCCTTTATTTAAAATAATAATGGTCGGTGTCACATTCACCTGCCATTGATCCGCAATCTTGCCTTGAGGATCATTCACCGTTGTAAACTGATAGTGATGCGTTTGTAAATAATCCTCCACGTCCTTATTTGTCCCCGAACGCAGTGCGACAGAGACTACCGGATAGCCTTCTTCTGAAAGTGAATTAATCGCTGGCGAAGTATAACGACAATAGCCGCACCAACTCCCCCAGAAATAAATAATCGTCGGCTTAGCTTGATCTAATTGGGGTAAAAAGAAGGCATTTCCCTGTAAATCATAAAGCGCCGTCGCATTGATTTCAGGTGGAATATTAGGTTTACGAATAAAATCGAGAATACTGCTTACGATAATCAATGTTAGCAGGAGCGAAATTACATTTTTTAATAAAGTTTTAAGTTTCACAATAAAATTTCATGCTCTAGGATAAATGGATTGTAATCGATCAGAAAAGTGCGGTCAAAATTACAGATATTTTGCTATGATAACCACATCATTTAATAAGGAGAAAAAATATGGATAGTAAACAATTAGCACAATATATTGACCACACTACCCTTACAGCTGAAAAAACAGAACAAGATATTCTTAAGCTCTGCGATGAAGCCATTCAATACGGCTTTTATTCAGTCTGCATTAATTCAGGTTATATTCCTTTAGCCAAAGAAAAACTCGCTGGCTCAAACGTCAAAATTTGTACGGTTGTTGGTTTCCCACTTGGTGCCAACTTATCCTCAGTCAAAGCGTTTGAAACCCAAGAAGCCATCAAAGCTGGTGCGGGTGAAATCGATATGGTAATTAATGTCGGCTTAATTAAATCCAATAAATGGGATGCCGTAAAAGACGACATTCAAGCTGTATTAACCGCTTGTCATGGCGTGCCGCTTAAAGTGATTTTAGAAACGTGCTTACTCACCAAAGAAGAAATCGTAAAAGCCTGTGAAATCTGTAAAGCATTGGGTGTTGCATTTGTTAAAACCTCAACGGGTTTCAATAAAAGCGGCGCAACCGTAGAAGATGTGGCATTAATGAAGAAAACGGTAGGCAACATTGGCGTGAAAGCCTCTGGCGGTATTCGTGATACTCAAACCGCACTAGCAATGATTGAAGCAGGTGCGACTCGAATTGGCGCAAGCGCAGGCATTGCGATTGTAACGGGTGTTTCTGGTGCTACCTCAAGTAATTACTAATCTAATCGATAATAAAAAAGGAGATTGAAGTGTGTGCCTCAATCTCCTTTTTAGTCATCAAAGACTTAATTAAGCTTTAATTTGTCCTTTTAAGAAATCTAACAACTGCTCTTTTGCAATCATTTGTTTTTCACCGGTGCGGCGATTTTTGTATTCGATTTCGCCATTTGCGAGATTTTTCTCACCAATCACCACCATGTGTGGCACGCCGATAAGTTCCATATCTGCAAACATCACACCTGGGCGTTCTTTACGATCATCAAAGATCACTTCTACACCTTGTGCTTGTAAAGTGCGGTACAATTCTTCGGCATATTCTTGAACGCTTTCAGATTTATGCATATTCATTGGTACAACGGCAACTGTGAATGGCGCAATTTCATCTGTTGGCCACACAATACCGCGTTCGTCAAAATGCTGTTCAATCGCTGCAGCAACCACACGTGTTACACCAATCCCGTAACATCCCATGGTTACGACCATTGGACGACCATCTTCACCTTGAACGGTTGCATTCATCGCTTCTGAGTATTTTTTACCTAATTGGAAGATATGACCCACTTCGATACCACGTTTAATCAATAAGGTACCTTTACCATCTGGGCTTGGGTCACCTTCAACCACGTTACGAATATCCGCCACTTTTGGTAACGCCACATCACGTTCCCAGTTAATATTGAAGTAATGTTTACCATCAATGTTTGCACCCGCGCTGAAATCAGATACTAACGCCACTGAACGGTCAATAATCACTGGAATATTGAGATTAACAGGGCCTAATGAACCCACACCTGCACCGATTTTGGCTTTGATAACAGCTTCATCTGCAAACTCAAATGGTGAAGCCACTTCAGGTAATTTTTCCGCTTTGATTTCATTTAATTCATGGTCACCACGAATCACTAATGCCACTAACGGTTGATCTTCGCTTGCACCTTTTACAATTAAGGTTTTAACCGTTTTCTCAATAGGCAAATTGAATTGTTCCACCAACTCAGCAATGGTTTTTGCATTTGGCGTATCAACTAATTCCATTGCTTTCGTTGGCGCGGCACGTTCACCAATCGCCACCGCTTCGGCTAATTCAATGTTTGCTGCGTAATCTGATTCAGTAGAGAAAATCACATCATCTTCACCGCTATTTGCTAACACTTGGAATTCATGTGAGGCGCTACCGCCGATAGAACCAGTGTCCGCTTGTACTGCACGGAAATCTAAACCTAAGCGATTAAAAATATTGCTGTAAGTTTGGTACATCACATCATAAGTTTGTTGCAAGCTCGCATGATCCGCATGGAAAGAATACGCATCTTTCATGATAAACTCACGTGAACGCATGACACCAAAACGAGGACGCACTTCATCACGGAATTTGGTTTGAATTTGGTATAAATTGATTGGGAGTTGTCTGTATGATGACACTTCGCGGCGAACTAAATCCGTAATCACTTCTTCATGTGTTGGACCTAATACAAAGTGACGATTACCACGATCTTCAAAACGAAGTAATTCGGGGCCATATTGTTCCCAACGGCCTGATTCTTCCCATAATTCTGCTGGCTGCACGACTGGCATTTTGATTTCAAGAGCGCCGCTTTTATCCATTTCTTCACGAATGATTTTTTCTACTTTACGGAGCACACGCCAGCCGGTTGGCATCCAGTTATAGAGACCTGAAGCAAGAGGACGAATCATCCCTGCACGAAGCATTAATTGATGGCTCACAATGGCCGCTTCAGCTGGGGTTTCTTTAAGTGTTGAGAATAAATATTGACTTGTACGCATTGAATTAACCTTAGATTCTAAGCATTGAGAAAAAATTGGTGAGAGTATAACAAAAAGTGCGGTCATTTTTAACCGCACTTTTTTCTGAGAAAAGATTATCTTCTCGGTAAGTATCTGACAGGATCGACAGATTTACCTTTATAACGGATCTCGAAGTGAAGTTTCACAGCATTGGTTCCTGTGCTACCCATTTTCGCAATCTCTTGACCCGCTTTCACTTCTTGTTGATCGCTCACAAGGATCTTGTCGTTGTGCGCATAAGCACTTAAGAAATCATCATTATGTTTGATGATGATTAAGTTACCGTAGCCTCGTAATGCGTTACCCGCATAAACAACACGACCGCTCGCTGCCGCTTTAATCGCTTGTCCGCGAGAACCACTAATATCAACCCCTTTATTACCACCATCAGAGTTAGAGAAACCTTGGATCACGTTGCCTTGTGTTGGCCATTGCCATGCCACATTCGATGCAACTGGAGCCACAACGTTCGCATTAATCGGTGTATCGTTCGTAGTAGTTTCCACTTGCGTTGTCGTTGTCACCGGTGTGCTCGGTGTATTGTTGGTAAACGCTGGTGTTGATGCACCACCTGTTGCAACACCTGATTTAATTGGACCAATTACCGTACCATCAGAACCAATTTGCGTACCGTTCGCACCTGGTGTATAAGTCACTTCTGGCTCAGCTGGGGCTGCCGGTGCAGCTGGTGCCGTCGTTTTTACCGGTACAGTCGTAGTAACCGTTTTAGTTGAACAATTTGAAATTTTTAACGTTTGGCCTACACTTAAGCTATAAGGCTCTTTCATATTGTTCATGCTTGCCAAATCTTTCACGTCCATACCCGTCAAGTAAGCGATTAAGAACATGGTATCGCCTTTGTTTACTTTATAGGTATTTCCTTTGTATGAACCTTTTTGAATTTGGCTGTAATCCGGTGCATTGGTATTTGGATTACGCGGCACGTTGATTGCGCCAGAGCTAGTGCAATCAGAAACCGTTTTAGTTACTGTTTTAGTTTGTGGTTGAACCGGTGCAGGAGCAGGCGTTGGTTTAGGCTGTGCTGCAGCAGGTTGTTGAACCGGTTGATAAGTCGGTTGAAAACTTGGTTGTGGTGTTTGAGTTCCCGTTGGCACGCTATTGCCCATGGTATTTGGCATCGTATTTTGTTGGATTTCTGGCTGCCATGTACCGCTCGAATTATTATCAACAGGCTGCATTACCCCTGGAGAAAGTGTGCCATCTACATTTTCAATTGGCGCAGGGCTATTTGAACTACACGCCGTTAAAATAGCGATACTCACAGGGAGCAATAAAAACGATTTTTTCATTTATTCTTCCTTTAACATTAAATTTATTTCATTTGATTTGGCATCGAATTCTTTTCAATTTCCGGCATAAAGCTACCACCGGCAACAGCTCCCGTTCCTTCTACGGGTTGCATAATACCATTAGGTAATGCATCGGGATCTTGTTTTTGTGGTTCTCCTGTACAAGCTGAGATCAGCAATGCACTTGAGATAATTAAGAGTAATTTATTCATAAAAAAGGTCATCCTGTTATTTTAAAATAAGATAAGCAATCACAGCCAGAGCAACCACACTCCAACCAATGATTTCAATAGATTTACGTAATTTCGTTGCGAATTTCTCTCCGCCCCATGCGGCAAGTTTTGCCACTAAAATAAAACGAGCAAAACGCGATACAAATGCGGTAATCACAAAGGGGATAAATGCCATTTGCATCACACCTGCACAAATCGTGAAAACTTTATAAGGAATTGGACTAAAACCAGCAACAAAGACTACTAAAATGCCCCATTCTTTAAACCACGCCATGGCCTGTTCCCAAGCAGCTTGGTAGCCCCATTGTTGAATATAACCTTGAACCCAACCAAAGGCATAGTAACCAATAGCATAACCAATCATTCCACCGACAACCGAAGCAATCGTAGTATAAAGTGCAAAACGAAATGCACTTTTCGGCTTTGACATTGACATCGGAATCAACATCACATCCGGTGGAACAGGGAAAAAAATGGCCTCAATAAAACTCACAAAGGATAACCAAAACACGGCAAAGCGATGTTTTGACCATTGCATTGTTTTATCATACATCGCACCAAAAATATTCATTCACTTATCCTTTATTGCTTCAATAGGGAAATTTCGTTTCAAAACGGCACATTATTCACTTTCCAGCCAATCTTGTAAAGCAGCAATTGACTGATGAGCCGTAAGATCGGCTTGAATTGGCGTAATGGCGACATAACCATTTTTTACCGCATGGAAATCTGTACCTTCACCATCATATTCTGGCAAGCCTGATGGTCCAATCCAATAAATATTTTCGCCACGATGATCTTCTTGTTTAATTACTTCCGCAGCGGATGAGCGATAGCCTAAATGACAGACTTTAATGCCTTTGAGTTCTTCGTAAGGCAAATCTGGCACATTGATATTGATCACTTCGCGTTTATTCAATAATTGAGGATGTAATTTGGGAATCAAATCACACACCACGCGAGCCGCTGTTTCATAATGCAGACGACCATCTAAAGAGACGGCAATGGCTGGCAATCCCAAATGGCGACCTTCTAATGCTGCAGCCAAGGTGCCTGAATACAATGTATCATCACCCATGTTACAACCTGCATTAATACCTGATACCACAAGATCCACTTGGCCAGATAAAAAACCGTTCAATGCCAAATGCACACAATCAGCCGGCGTGCCATTTACGCAATAATCACCACTATCTAAATGACGAGGGCGAAGCGGCTCAACAAGCGTTAATGAGCTTGATGCCGCGCTACGATTACGATCGGGCGCAACAATCACTACATCGGCAATTTTTCGTAATTCTTTTGCTAAAACTTGAATCCCTTCGGCGTGAAAACCGTCATCATTGCTGACTAAAATTCGCATTATTCTTTTTCCTTAATATTCACCAACTCTCGCACCAATGCAGTGGCATAACTCCCTGCCGGCAAATAAAATGAGAGCTTCAATCCTTCTTCAACAAACGACCAATGGAAATCTTTTGCCTGCATCAATAAAGGGCGGCGAGCGGCTTTCATTCGTTCTTGTTTCATTAATTCTTGGAAAACCTGGTGTTC
The sequence above is a segment of the Haemophilus parainfluenzae genome. Coding sequences within it:
- the surE gene encoding 5'/3'-nucleotidase SurE — encoded protein: MRILVSNDDGFHAEGIQVLAKELRKIADVVIVAPDRNRSAASSSLTLVEPLRPRHLDSGDYCVNGTPADCVHLALNGFLSGQVDLVVSGINAGCNMGDDTLYSGTLAAALEGRHLGLPAIAVSLDGRLHYETAARVVCDLIPKLHPQLLNKREVININVPDLPYEELKGIKVCHLGYRSSAAEVIKQEDHRGENIYWIGPSGLPEYDGEGTDFHAVKNGYVAITPIQADLTAHQSIAALQDWLESE
- a CDS encoding YqaA family protein; this encodes MNIFGAMYDKTMQWSKHRFAVFWLSFVSFIEAIFFPVPPDVMLIPMSMSKPKSAFRFALYTTIASVVGGMIGYAIGYYAFGWVQGYIQQWGYQAAWEQAMAWFKEWGILVVFVAGFSPIPYKVFTICAGVMQMAFIPFVITAFVSRFARFILVAKLAAWGGEKFATKLRKSIEIIGWSVVALAVIAYLILK
- the waaF gene encoding lipopolysaccharide heptosyltransferase II; its protein translation is MNILIIGPSWVGDMMMSHSLYQQLKQQYPNCQIDVMAPNWCKPLLARMPEVRHAIEMPLGHGKFALCERYRLGKALRNQYDMAIVLPNSLKSAFIPAFAKIAVRRGWKGESRYFLLNDLRNNKRDYPMMVQRYVALAFEQNAVPKAADIPVLKPYLTVDPTQQAETLKNFEKQTALLGERPVIGFCPGAEFGPAKRWPHYHYAKLAEMLIEKGYAVELFGSPKDVEAGEQIRNALPAELQSFCLNLAGQTNLNQAVDLIANCTAVVSNDSGLMHIAAATDRPLVALYGPTSPTYTPPLSDKAVIIRLIEGDLIKVRKSADSSEGYHQSLIDITPEMALEKLEALLAK
- the rfaD gene encoding ADP-glyceromanno-heptose 6-epimerase — its product is MIIVTGGAGFIGSNIVKALNDMGRKDILVVDNLKDGTKFINLVDLDIADYCDKEDFIASIIAGDDLGEIDAVFHEGACSATTEWDGKYIMHNNYEYSKELLHYCLDRQIPFLYASSAATYGDKTEFREEREFEGPLNVYGYSKFLFDQYVRAILPEAKSPVCGFRYFNVYGPREGHKGSMASVAFHLNNQILKGENPKLFAGSEHFRRDFVYVGDVAQVNIWCWQNGISGIFNCGTGNAESFAEVAKAVIKFHGKGAVETIPFPEHLKSRYQEYTQADLTKLRATGYDKPFKTVAEGVAEYMAWLNK
- the deoC gene encoding deoxyribose-phosphate aldolase; translation: MDSKQLAQYIDHTTLTAEKTEQDILKLCDEAIQYGFYSVCINSGYIPLAKEKLAGSNVKICTVVGFPLGANLSSVKAFETQEAIKAGAGEIDMVINVGLIKSNKWDAVKDDIQAVLTACHGVPLKVILETCLLTKEEIVKACEICKALGVAFVKTSTGFNKSGATVEDVALMKKTVGNIGVKASGGIRDTQTALAMIEAGATRIGASAGIAIVTGVSGATSSNY
- the nlpD gene encoding murein hydrolase activator NlpD, whose product is MKKSFLLLPVSIAILTACSSNSPAPIENVDGTLSPGVMQPVDNNSSGTWQPEIQQNTMPNTMGNSVPTGTQTPQPSFQPTYQPVQQPAAAQPKPTPAPAPVQPQTKTVTKTVSDCTSSGAINVPRNPNTNAPDYSQIQKGSYKGNTYKVNKGDTMFLIAYLTGMDVKDLASMNNMKEPYSLSVGQTLKISNCSTKTVTTTVPVKTTAPAAPAAPAEPEVTYTPGANGTQIGSDGTVIGPIKSGVATGGASTPAFTNNTPSTPVTTTTQVETTTNDTPINANVVAPVASNVAWQWPTQGNVIQGFSNSDGGNKGVDISGSRGQAIKAAASGRVVYAGNALRGYGNLIIIKHNDDFLSAYAHNDKILVSDQQEVKAGQEIAKMGSTGTNAVKLHFEIRYKGKSVDPVRYLPRR
- the proS gene encoding proline--tRNA ligase, with the protein product MRTSQYLFSTLKETPAEAAIVSHQLMLRAGMIRPLASGLYNWMPTGWRVLRKVEKIIREEMDKSGALEIKMPVVQPAELWEESGRWEQYGPELLRFEDRGNRHFVLGPTHEEVITDLVRREVSSYRQLPINLYQIQTKFRDEVRPRFGVMRSREFIMKDAYSFHADHASLQQTYDVMYQTYSNIFNRLGLDFRAVQADTGSIGGSASHEFQVLANSGEDDVIFSTESDYAANIELAEAVAIGERAAPTKAMELVDTPNAKTIAELVEQFNLPIEKTVKTLIVKGASEDQPLVALVIRGDHELNEIKAEKLPEVASPFEFADEAVIKAKIGAGVGSLGPVNLNIPVIIDRSVALVSDFSAGANIDGKHYFNINWERDVALPKVADIRNVVEGDPSPDGKGTLLIKRGIEVGHIFQLGKKYSEAMNATVQGEDGRPMVVTMGCYGIGVTRVVAAAIEQHFDERGIVWPTDEIAPFTVAVVPMNMHKSESVQEYAEELYRTLQAQGVEVIFDDRKERPGVMFADMELIGVPHMVVIGEKNLANGEIEYKNRRTGEKQMIAKEQLLDFLKGQIKA
- a CDS encoding protein disulfide oxidoreductase — translated: MKLKTLLKNVISLLLTLIIVSSILDFIRKPNIPPEINATALYDLQGNAFFLPQLDQAKPTIIYFWGSWCGYCRYTSPAINSLSEEGYPVVSVALRSGTNKDVEDYLQTHHYQFTTVNDPQGKIADQWQVNVTPTIIILNKGKMDLATTGWTSYWGLKVRLFFTEFFG